One stretch of Prunus persica cultivar Lovell chromosome G1, Prunus_persica_NCBIv2, whole genome shotgun sequence DNA includes these proteins:
- the LOC18791531 gene encoding uncharacterized protein LOC18791531, which yields MAHDSDFKSQLVTEICSISTRSIACSHRHGCSNSPAKSSSFIDWYRLLRVQENAGRDVIRKRYHELALQLHPDKNKHPKAEIAFKLVSEAYSCLSDNAKRRAFDLERWRKFCFECGTIPYTTHKTSSNASASEHKACNPTSSSRSCKVVKGLKDIRNRFREEARVIENCLRANAAAAPRRESSLFSPPAAYDVFQSRSSRESPIFNPSDHKVQGYPHLRTRIHSKPQNFWHLRTGHQVLNYEPGRATYDSPVFEVRSDRAFFKSRSTCVRS from the exons ATGGCACATGATTCTGATTTCAAATCCCAGTTGGTGACAGAGATTTGCTCCATTTCCACGCGCTCCATTGCCTGCTCTCATAGGCATGGCTGCAGCAACAGCCCAGCTAAATCATCATCTTTCATCGATTGGTATCGTCTTCTTCGA GTGCAAGAAAATGCTGGCAGGGATGTTATAAGAAAGAGGTACCATGAACTTG CTTTGCAACTTCATCCAGATAAGAACAAGCATCCCAAGGCTGAGATTGCCTTCAAACTTGTCTCCGAG GCATATTCATGTCTCTCTGATAATGCAAAAAGAAGAGCTTTTGACTTAGAGAGATGGAGGAAGTTCTGCTTTGAGTGTGGTACAATCCCCTACACCACCCACAAAACTTCAAGCAATGCCAGTGCTTCAGAACACAAGGCTTGTAATCCCACAAGCTCGTCAAGGTCTTGCAAAGTTGTCAAGGGTCTGAAAGATATCAGAAACAGGTTTAGGGAGGAGGCAAGAGTTATAGAAAACTGTTTGAGGGCCAATGCAGCTGCTGCACCAAGAAGAGAATCCTCACTCTTCAGCCCACCTGCTGCTTATGACGTGTTTCAGAGCAGGTCCAGCAGAGAGTCCCCCATCTTCAATCCATCTGACCACAAGGTTCAAGGCTATCCTCATCTCCGGACTCGAATTCACAGTAAACCTCAGAACTTTTGGCACCTGCGAACGGGGCATCAAGTACTGAATTATGAACCCGGTAGAGCTACGTATGATTCTCCGGTGTTCGAGGTCAGATCAGATAGGGCATTTTTTAAGAGCAGATCTACTTGTGTCCGTTCATAA